In Bradyrhizobium guangxiense, the following are encoded in one genomic region:
- a CDS encoding CarD family transcriptional regulator produces MPNKTAKPAAKATAAKPAAKPVTAKAPAAKPAAPKAPVAAVPAKAPVAAKPAAKPAAAPKVEEKKVVTQRQGFKANEFVVYPAHGVGQILAIEEQEIAGAKLELFVINFIKDKMTLRVPTAKVANVGMRKLSEPALVKKALETLKGRARVKRTMWSRRAQEYEAKINSGDIVAIAEVVRDLYRSESQPEQSYSERQLYEAALDRLSREIAVVQHSTETEAVKEIEAQLAKSPRRNAKAEAAEGETDAEGDTDDTDGDDTTVADEAA; encoded by the coding sequence ATGCCTAACAAGACCGCCAAACCGGCCGCGAAAGCGACCGCTGCTAAGCCTGCTGCCAAGCCTGTGACTGCCAAGGCTCCCGCTGCCAAGCCCGCCGCGCCGAAGGCTCCCGTTGCTGCTGTTCCCGCCAAGGCTCCCGTCGCCGCCAAGCCGGCCGCGAAGCCCGCCGCTGCGCCGAAGGTCGAGGAAAAGAAGGTCGTGACCCAGCGTCAGGGCTTCAAGGCCAACGAGTTCGTGGTCTATCCCGCTCACGGCGTCGGCCAGATCCTGGCCATCGAGGAGCAGGAGATCGCCGGTGCGAAGCTCGAGCTATTCGTCATCAACTTCATCAAGGACAAGATGACGCTGCGCGTGCCGACCGCCAAGGTCGCCAATGTCGGCATGCGCAAGCTGTCCGAGCCCGCGCTGGTGAAGAAGGCGCTGGAGACCCTGAAGGGCCGCGCCCGCGTCAAGCGCACCATGTGGTCGCGCCGCGCCCAGGAATACGAAGCGAAGATCAACTCGGGCGACATCGTCGCGATCGCGGAAGTCGTGCGCGACCTCTATCGCTCGGAATCGCAGCCGGAGCAGTCCTACTCGGAACGCCAGCTCTATGAAGCGGCGCTCGATCGTCTGTCCCGCGAGATCGCGGTGGTGCAGCACTCGACCGAGACCGAAGCGGTCAAGGAGATCGAGGCCCAGCTCGCCAAGAGCCCGCGCCGCAATGCCAAGGCGGAAGCCGCCGAGGGCGAGACCGATGCCGAGGGCGATACCGACGACACCGATGGCGACGATACCACCGTCGCCGACGAGGCGGCGTAA
- the fdxA gene encoding ferredoxin FdxA, whose translation MTYVVTENCIKCKYTDCVEVCPVDCFYEGDNMLVIHPDECIDCGVCEPECPADAIKPDTEPGLEKWLEGNAEYAKSWPNITQKKESPADAKEFDGMEGKFEKYFSPTPGSGD comes from the coding sequence ATGACTTACGTCGTCACTGAAAACTGCATCAAGTGCAAGTACACCGACTGCGTCGAGGTCTGCCCGGTCGACTGCTTCTACGAGGGTGACAACATGCTCGTCATCCATCCCGACGAGTGCATCGATTGCGGCGTGTGCGAGCCGGAATGCCCCGCCGACGCCATCAAGCCGGACACGGAACCGGGCCTGGAAAAGTGGCTCGAGGGCAACGCCGAATACGCCAAGAGCTGGCCGAACATCACCCAGAAGAAAGAATCCCCCGCCGACGCCAAGGAATTCGACGGCATGGAGGGCAAGTTCGAGAAATATTTCTCGCCGACCCCCGGCTCGGGTGACTAA